One genomic region from Paramicrobacterium agarici encodes:
- a CDS encoding dihydroxyacetone kinase family protein translates to MRKIINTADEFVDEVLDGILLAHGSQLRAATRDGRALIRADAPAEGRVGIVTGGGSGHLPFFLGYVGTGLCSAVAVGNVFSSPSAAQIHAASVAVSSGAGLLYLYGNYGGDVYNFDMAADLCRSTGIDVRTVLGTDDIESAPAESEDTRRGVAGLVLVYKAAGAAAERLYSLDDVERIARRAVAVTRTMGVGISPTVLPTAGEETFSLDDGEMEIGVGIHGERGTHRGPLETADQITDRFLTRIETELDLTEGARVAVLVNGLGATPLEELYVVYRRVHRVLADRGVTVAYKLVGEYVTSLEMAGASLSIMRLDDELEELLKEPAASPFFKQGAVAELDVPADSDGVDVETANVVEAGRTGRRSALRDVLLDALPRMAAHTDELRDLDAALGDGDLGITVAAGSDAVVNALSELPDDADARSILTSAGLAFSAANPSTFAALIGSGLMGAAETFEPGDDLTTDRVAPLLRAVVERIAERGGADVGDKTLLDVLDAVAREAESGASREQIGAAARSTVESTTRLQSKRGRAAWQQERSIGQPDPGSVAVLRFVDEIVGTRG, encoded by the coding sequence ATGCGAAAGATCATCAACACGGCAGACGAGTTCGTCGACGAGGTTCTCGACGGGATTCTTCTCGCGCATGGCTCGCAGTTGCGTGCCGCGACCAGAGACGGACGCGCGCTCATCCGGGCCGATGCTCCCGCAGAAGGACGCGTAGGCATCGTGACGGGCGGCGGTTCGGGTCACCTACCGTTCTTCCTCGGCTACGTCGGAACGGGTCTGTGCTCGGCCGTCGCGGTTGGCAACGTCTTTTCGTCTCCATCTGCTGCCCAGATCCACGCAGCATCCGTCGCCGTGTCATCGGGCGCGGGACTTCTCTACCTGTACGGTAATTACGGGGGAGACGTTTACAACTTCGACATGGCCGCCGACCTCTGCCGATCAACGGGAATCGATGTTCGCACGGTGCTGGGAACCGACGACATCGAGTCGGCTCCCGCGGAAAGCGAAGACACGCGCCGAGGAGTTGCCGGTCTCGTACTCGTCTACAAGGCGGCAGGCGCCGCAGCTGAGCGGCTGTACTCGCTGGATGACGTCGAGCGCATCGCACGTCGCGCCGTGGCGGTAACGCGCACGATGGGCGTCGGCATCTCGCCCACCGTTCTGCCCACCGCTGGCGAAGAGACGTTCTCGCTCGACGATGGCGAGATGGAGATCGGCGTCGGAATCCACGGTGAGAGGGGAACGCATCGCGGGCCACTCGAAACGGCAGACCAGATCACAGACCGATTCCTGACCCGCATCGAGACCGAACTCGACCTGACCGAGGGCGCACGCGTGGCCGTTCTCGTCAACGGGCTCGGCGCGACTCCGCTCGAGGAACTGTACGTCGTGTACCGCCGGGTTCACCGGGTTCTGGCCGATCGAGGCGTTACCGTCGCGTACAAACTAGTCGGCGAGTACGTGACGAGCCTCGAGATGGCCGGAGCGTCCTTGTCGATCATGCGACTCGACGACGAGCTCGAAGAGCTGCTCAAGGAGCCGGCGGCGTCGCCCTTCTTCAAGCAGGGAGCGGTCGCTGAGCTCGACGTTCCTGCCGACAGCGACGGCGTGGATGTCGAGACTGCGAACGTTGTAGAGGCCGGTAGAACAGGGCGGCGCAGCGCACTGCGAGACGTGCTTCTCGACGCCCTGCCGCGCATGGCCGCGCACACAGACGAACTGCGCGATCTCGACGCCGCCCTTGGCGACGGCGACTTGGGGATCACCGTGGCCGCGGGAAGCGACGCAGTCGTCAATGCGCTCTCCGAGCTGCCCGACGACGCTGATGCGCGCAGCATCCTGACCTCGGCTGGGCTGGCATTCTCGGCGGCGAACCCGTCGACGTTCGCCGCGCTCATTGGTAGCGGTCTGATGGGGGCAGCGGAGACATTTGAGCCGGGTGACGATCTGACGACGGATCGTGTCGCGCCGTTGCTTCGCGCCGTTGTGGAACGAATCGCCGAGCGCGGAGGTGCGGACGTCGGTGATAAGACGCTTCTCGATGTGCTCGACGCCGTTGCTCGCGAGGCAGAGAGCGGAGCGTCGCGCGAGCAGATCGGCGCTGCGGCTCGATCGACGGTCGAATCGACGACGCGACTGCAATCGAAGCGCGGCCGCGCTGCGTGGCAGCAGGAACGGTCGATCGGTCAGCCCGACCCGGGCAGCGTCGCAGTTCTCCGTTTCGTCGACGAGATTGTCGGGACCCGAGGTTGA
- a CDS encoding helix-turn-helix transcriptional regulator, with amino-acid sequence MENWDFASAVRRWRERVTPDAVGLPTGERRRAPGLRREELAGLVGISVDYLTRLEQGRATSPSTQVVEALARGLRLSDRERELLFRLSGQTAPGSDLVSMRIAPSVQRLLDRLASTPVAVYDATWTLVVANAPYDALMGETSSLRGIERNAVWRNLVGSGNRSAQTASEKAELEMQLVADLRLAEARYPADRRLRRLINELGATSPRFVELWNSDAPAPRTGRNKVIEHPAVGPIALDCDTLVVAEDDLRVMVYSAEPGTADAERLALAIVLGTQQLVRSSTSASFD; translated from the coding sequence GTGGAGAACTGGGACTTCGCCAGCGCGGTGCGACGTTGGCGCGAACGCGTGACGCCGGATGCTGTCGGACTTCCGACCGGCGAGCGGCGCCGTGCGCCGGGGCTCCGTCGCGAAGAACTCGCTGGTCTCGTCGGCATCTCTGTCGATTACCTGACGCGTCTTGAGCAGGGGCGGGCGACGTCGCCGTCCACGCAGGTGGTCGAAGCCCTTGCTCGCGGGCTCCGACTCAGCGATCGCGAGCGGGAACTCCTTTTCCGGCTCTCTGGGCAGACGGCGCCGGGCAGCGACCTCGTCTCCATGCGCATCGCGCCGAGTGTGCAGCGCCTGCTCGACCGCCTGGCGAGCACGCCGGTCGCGGTGTACGACGCGACGTGGACGCTCGTCGTCGCGAACGCCCCCTACGACGCGCTTATGGGAGAGACGTCATCGTTGCGCGGCATCGAGCGCAACGCTGTCTGGCGCAATCTGGTCGGGTCAGGCAATCGTTCGGCTCAGACAGCTTCAGAGAAGGCCGAGCTTGAAATGCAGCTGGTCGCCGATCTGCGGCTCGCCGAAGCCCGCTATCCCGCCGACCGGCGCCTTCGCCGGCTTATCAACGAACTCGGCGCGACGAGCCCCCGTTTCGTCGAGCTCTGGAACTCGGACGCACCTGCTCCGCGAACAGGCAGAAATAAGGTCATCGAGCATCCGGCGGTCGGGCCGATCGCGCTCGACTGTGACACGCTCGTCGTCGCCGAAGACGACCTCCGGGTCATGGTCTACTCGGCGGAGCCGGGCACGGCCGACGCGGAACGCCTTGCTCTCGCGATCGTGCTCGGAACGCAGCAGCTCGTGCGGTCGAGCACCTCGGCCTCATTCGACTAA
- a CDS encoding SDR family NAD(P)-dependent oxidoreductase, with protein sequence MTTTLITGANKGLGKETARRLIAAGHTVYLGARDADRGLAAARELGGRFVQIDVTDDASVRAAAAHIEVEGGLDVLVNNAGMEPRLPDNSFPPPAGTTADDVRATFDINVFGNVRVTHAFLPLLQRSAEAVIVNVSSGLASLAGLSDVASHTHFYPGISYPASKAAVNALTIQYAKAFPGMRINAIEPGFTKTDLNGRTGTQTVEEGAEIIVRMAQLDADGPTGSFVSVNGPLPW encoded by the coding sequence ATGACTACGACACTGATCACCGGGGCGAACAAAGGCCTCGGCAAAGAAACTGCCCGTCGGCTGATCGCGGCCGGGCACACCGTCTATCTCGGAGCGCGAGACGCCGATCGGGGACTCGCTGCCGCGCGTGAACTCGGTGGCCGCTTCGTGCAGATCGACGTCACGGATGATGCTTCGGTTCGCGCCGCTGCCGCGCACATCGAGGTCGAGGGTGGGCTCGATGTTCTCGTCAACAATGCCGGAATGGAGCCGCGGCTGCCCGACAACAGTTTTCCGCCACCTGCAGGCACGACCGCTGACGACGTGCGCGCAACGTTCGACATCAATGTGTTCGGCAACGTGCGAGTGACCCACGCGTTCCTGCCGCTGCTGCAGCGTTCGGCCGAGGCCGTCATCGTCAATGTCTCCAGCGGGTTGGCGTCGCTCGCGGGTCTCAGCGACGTCGCGAGCCACACCCACTTCTACCCGGGCATCAGCTATCCCGCATCGAAGGCCGCCGTCAACGCGCTCACCATTCAGTACGCGAAGGCGTTCCCCGGCATGCGCATCAACGCGATCGAGCCCGGCTTCACGAAGACGGATCTCAACGGACGCACCGGAACGCAGACCGTCGAAGAAGGCGCTGAGATCATTGTGCGCATGGCGCAGCTGGATGCCGACGGCCCGACGGGATCGTTCGTCTCGGTGAACGGACCGCTGCCCTGGTGA
- a CDS encoding AfsR/SARP family transcriptional regulator, producing the protein MVTFSVLGSLEAQDAAGTPIALRGPKHRAVLARLLVAHGRVVPIGTLIDDLWEIAPPRATGAIRTFVGDLRRALEPDRPPRAASRILVTSGTGYSLTMAPDAVDATRFERAVAEARRLDASGALDLLQRALAEWRGPAYADFHAEQWAQAERARLTELRLNAVETRADALLRLERPADAIPDLDAHVTEHPWRESAWRLLALALYRAGRQKDALDVVRRARTRLADELGLDPSDELVRMESDILTHAPSLGSTSHPADAASRLWAQAAQSHAHGAVLGERARLRSTVDLLRSLAIAGGEGLEAAQQQRVSAIHAAEDLGDPHLTARVIGAYDVPAIWSRSDSPELAAQVVAAAQRTLDALPVAENDATRVRLLAIVAIESRGSSRDEPRTAALEAVRIARRLDNPALLAFALNGLFMQTFYRAGLAAEREEIGAELIDLAARHDLPAYELLGRLIRLQSCCARGDVAGADAQARAADELAGRYDSPLITVFTTWYRALRRALTGAAASDVAEAYRAASPLLDRSGMPGMQRGMLSLALLSVRVQHGRPLPEPGTLDLGPYAPWVEPLLRAEHGELDAARAALYALPDPPRDHLLEALWTLVARAADVVGDEATARRAGDALLPARGELAGAGTGILAFGPIPGH; encoded by the coding sequence ATGGTGACCTTCTCGGTTCTCGGCTCGCTCGAGGCCCAGGATGCTGCGGGCACGCCGATCGCTCTTCGCGGCCCCAAGCATCGCGCCGTGCTCGCCCGGCTTCTTGTGGCACACGGCCGCGTCGTGCCGATCGGGACACTCATCGACGACCTGTGGGAGATCGCACCACCGCGTGCCACGGGGGCGATCCGCACGTTCGTCGGCGATCTGCGGCGAGCGCTCGAACCCGACAGGCCGCCGCGCGCAGCATCCCGAATTCTCGTGACAAGCGGTACCGGGTACTCGCTCACAATGGCTCCGGATGCTGTCGACGCGACGCGCTTCGAGCGCGCCGTCGCCGAGGCGCGCCGTCTCGACGCGAGCGGTGCCCTCGATCTGCTGCAGCGCGCACTGGCCGAGTGGCGCGGCCCTGCCTACGCCGATTTTCACGCCGAGCAGTGGGCACAGGCCGAGCGCGCCCGGCTGACCGAGCTGCGCCTGAACGCCGTCGAGACTCGCGCCGATGCGCTCCTTCGCCTCGAGCGTCCGGCTGACGCGATTCCCGACCTCGACGCGCACGTGACCGAGCACCCGTGGCGCGAGTCGGCGTGGCGACTGCTTGCCCTCGCGCTCTACCGCGCGGGCAGGCAGAAAGACGCGCTCGACGTCGTGCGCCGCGCGCGCACGCGTTTGGCCGACGAGCTGGGTCTCGACCCGAGCGACGAGCTCGTGCGCATGGAATCCGACATCCTCACGCACGCTCCATCGCTCGGTTCGACCTCTCACCCAGCGGATGCTGCGAGCAGACTGTGGGCTCAAGCGGCGCAGAGTCACGCGCACGGCGCCGTTCTGGGTGAGCGTGCGCGGCTGCGCTCCACCGTCGACCTGCTGCGCAGCCTCGCAATCGCGGGAGGCGAGGGCCTCGAAGCGGCGCAGCAGCAGCGCGTTTCCGCGATCCACGCGGCTGAAGACCTCGGCGACCCGCACCTCACGGCCCGCGTGATCGGAGCATACGACGTTCCCGCCATCTGGTCGCGCTCCGACTCCCCCGAGCTGGCCGCCCAGGTCGTCGCGGCAGCGCAGCGCACGCTCGATGCGCTGCCCGTCGCCGAGAACGACGCAACGCGAGTCCGCCTGCTCGCGATCGTCGCAATCGAGTCGCGCGGCAGCTCACGTGACGAGCCGCGCACGGCCGCGCTCGAGGCCGTGCGCATTGCGCGGCGGCTCGACAACCCGGCGCTGCTGGCGTTCGCCTTGAACGGCCTCTTCATGCAGACGTTCTACCGCGCCGGTCTTGCCGCCGAGCGCGAGGAGATCGGCGCTGAGCTCATCGATCTGGCCGCACGCCATGACCTGCCAGCGTATGAGCTGCTCGGTCGCCTCATCCGGCTGCAGTCATGCTGTGCACGGGGTGATGTCGCGGGCGCTGACGCGCAGGCCCGCGCCGCTGACGAACTCGCCGGCCGCTACGATTCCCCGCTGATCACCGTGTTCACCACGTGGTATCGCGCTCTGCGTCGTGCACTCACGGGAGCCGCAGCATCCGATGTCGCCGAGGCTTACCGCGCTGCATCCCCGTTGCTTGACCGCTCGGGCATGCCGGGAATGCAGCGTGGGATGCTGTCGCTCGCTCTGCTGAGCGTACGCGTTCAGCACGGCCGGCCGCTCCCCGAGCCCGGCACCCTCGACCTCGGTCCTTACGCTCCATGGGTCGAGCCCCTCCTGCGGGCAGAACACGGCGAACTGGATGCTGCCAGGGCAGCGCTCTACGCACTCCCCGACCCGCCGCGCGACCATCTGCTCGAGGCGCTGTGGACGCTCGTCGCGCGAGCGGCCGACGTGGTGGGCGACGAAGCCACCGCGCGGCGTGCGGGTGACGCTCTGCTTCCGGCGCGTGGCGAGCTCGCGGGGGCGGGTACCGGCATCCTCGCGTTTGGCCCGATTCCGGGCCACTGA
- a CDS encoding alpha/beta fold hydrolase: MTLTIPNFDYHRIPVDDGVELNAAVGGSGSPIMLLHGFPQTHLMWRHVAAALAADHTVIVPDLRGYGSSDKPDDDGETYSKRTMGADAVKLAAALGHERFALVGHDRGALVAFRAAMDHPDAVTHAAFLDVLPTLDSWTALHGASGAVGFHLYLMAQPSGLPETMIANSADAFFGYFLDLWTKNPEAIPEKYRRAYLEASAAAVPSIVADYRATAGIDITLDQADADLGAQLRMPVSVVQQDWGAALGYDATALWKRWAPNLAHYTTDAGHFMAEESPTEIEAVIRELLAR; encoded by the coding sequence ATGACCCTGACCATTCCGAACTTCGACTACCACCGCATCCCCGTCGACGATGGCGTCGAGCTGAACGCCGCCGTGGGCGGAAGCGGCAGCCCGATCATGCTGCTGCACGGTTTTCCGCAGACGCACCTGATGTGGCGGCACGTTGCCGCGGCACTCGCTGCTGACCACACCGTGATCGTTCCCGACCTGCGCGGATACGGTTCGAGCGACAAGCCCGACGATGATGGTGAGACGTATTCAAAGCGCACGATGGGGGCGGATGCTGTGAAGCTCGCCGCCGCGCTCGGGCACGAGCGATTCGCCCTGGTCGGTCACGACCGCGGCGCGCTCGTGGCGTTTCGCGCGGCGATGGACCACCCGGATGCTGTCACGCACGCGGCATTTCTCGACGTGCTGCCAACGCTCGACTCGTGGACCGCGCTGCACGGCGCATCCGGCGCGGTGGGCTTTCACCTCTACCTCATGGCGCAGCCGTCCGGGTTGCCCGAGACGATGATCGCGAACAGCGCCGACGCGTTCTTCGGCTACTTTCTTGACCTGTGGACGAAGAATCCCGAAGCGATCCCGGAGAAGTACCGGCGGGCGTACCTCGAGGCGAGCGCTGCTGCCGTGCCGTCGATTGTCGCTGACTATCGCGCGACGGCGGGCATCGACATCACGCTCGACCAGGCGGATGCTGACCTGGGCGCTCAGCTGCGCATGCCGGTGAGCGTCGTGCAGCAGGATTGGGGCGCGGCACTTGGCTATGACGCCACTGCGCTGTGGAAGCGGTGGGCGCCGAACCTCGCGCACTACACGACCGATGCCGGACACTTCATGGCGGAGGAGTCTCCGACCGAAATCGAGGCGGTGATCCGCGAACTGCTCGCGCGGTAA
- the fdxA gene encoding ferredoxin gives MVYVIGSACVDVKDLGCIDACPVDCIYQGDRTLYIQPDECVDCGACEPVCPVEAITYVDDVEPEDEKFVGIAYELFDKVGSPGGAAAHGPVEDHPAVTALPPREASTT, from the coding sequence GTGGTTTACGTGATCGGGTCGGCGTGTGTCGACGTGAAGGATCTGGGCTGCATCGACGCGTGCCCGGTGGACTGCATTTACCAGGGTGATCGCACGCTGTACATTCAGCCCGACGAGTGCGTGGATTGCGGCGCGTGCGAGCCCGTGTGTCCGGTCGAGGCCATCACGTATGTCGACGATGTGGAGCCCGAAGACGAGAAGTTCGTCGGCATCGCGTATGAGCTCTTCGACAAGGTCGGCTCTCCCGGTGGAGCGGCAGCGCATGGTCCGGTCGAAGACCATCCGGCCGTGACGGCGCTGCCTCCACGCGAGGCATCCACGACCTGA
- a CDS encoding CaiB/BaiF CoA transferase family protein, with amino-acid sequence MSRPLDGVTVIDFTQVMLGPSCTQALGDFGADVIKVERPESGDLSRRGVLAHTGQDNPVFLSLNRNKRGIAVDLSTDAGRAVIRDMLRTADVVVSNFRPGVMERLGLDYDAVAAINPAIIWAAGSGFGASGPYAHKGGQDILGQAYSGVMKRLADPEHPVSIYATPLADYTAGQHLVQGILLALLHREKTGEGQKVEVSLYNSMLAMQMQEATTRLMYDQELNWALMPLSGCFPTADSEIVIVGAFKPNPLRDICAALELPDLSLEERFSTLDRLKENRREIRQIIADRLKDGTAERWLAALEKHDVLCGPVRSLAEALADPQTAHNNMIIEFDNGTGQAVRTIASPIAMSEVPPEIRHAPPRLGEHSRELLQGLGYDAARIDKLVASGAVQ; translated from the coding sequence ATGTCCAGGCCACTCGACGGCGTGACCGTCATCGACTTCACCCAGGTAATGCTCGGCCCGTCGTGCACGCAGGCGCTCGGCGATTTCGGCGCCGATGTCATCAAGGTCGAGCGCCCCGAATCCGGCGATCTCTCGCGGCGCGGCGTCCTCGCGCACACGGGGCAGGACAACCCGGTCTTCTTGAGTCTCAACCGCAACAAGCGCGGCATCGCTGTCGATTTGAGCACGGATGCTGGTCGCGCGGTCATTCGCGACATGCTGCGCACCGCGGACGTCGTCGTGAGCAACTTCCGCCCCGGTGTCATGGAACGGCTCGGCCTCGATTACGACGCCGTCGCCGCGATCAACCCGGCAATCATCTGGGCAGCGGGCTCCGGGTTCGGCGCCTCCGGGCCGTACGCGCACAAGGGCGGCCAGGACATTCTGGGGCAGGCGTACTCGGGTGTCATGAAGCGGCTCGCTGACCCAGAGCATCCGGTCTCGATTTATGCGACGCCCCTCGCGGACTACACGGCCGGCCAGCACCTCGTGCAGGGGATTCTTCTCGCCCTGCTGCACCGCGAGAAGACGGGTGAGGGTCAGAAGGTCGAGGTGAGCTTGTACAACTCGATGCTCGCGATGCAGATGCAAGAGGCGACGACGCGTCTCATGTACGACCAGGAGCTCAATTGGGCGCTCATGCCGCTGAGCGGGTGCTTCCCGACTGCCGATTCTGAGATCGTGATCGTCGGGGCATTCAAGCCCAATCCACTGCGCGACATCTGTGCCGCGCTCGAGCTGCCGGACCTGTCGCTCGAGGAACGCTTTTCGACGCTCGACCGCCTGAAAGAGAACCGGCGCGAGATCCGGCAGATCATCGCCGACCGCCTCAAAGACGGCACGGCCGAGCGGTGGCTCGCGGCGCTCGAGAAGCACGATGTGCTGTGCGGGCCGGTGCGCAGCCTCGCCGAGGCGCTCGCCGACCCGCAGACCGCGCACAACAACATGATCATCGAGTTCGACAACGGCACGGGGCAGGCCGTGCGCACGATCGCGTCGCCGATTGCGATGTCGGAGGTTCCGCCCGAGATCCGGCACGCCCCGCCGCGGCTCGGCGAGCACAGCCGTGAGCTGCTGCAGGGCCTCGGCTATGACGCGGCGCGCATTGACAAACTCGTCGCAAGTGGCGCCGTGCAGTAG
- a CDS encoding ABC transporter permease has product MVGTQTENLVLSATRRGGKPKPKRSALRRVGTPLLAVLVLVVLWQIVCVVFKVPYYIVPSPLEVGQSFGDNISTLLEHSVPTVIEAGAGFLVGNSIAILLAVLFVHWKAAEDALMPVAVFIQTVPIVAIAPVLVLMLGTGYAPKVVIAALISFFPTLVNMVKGLKAVEKEHLELFRLLSASRSETFWKLRVFASMPFLFSSLRITATTSVIGAIVAEWIGSQRGLGYMIIQATYNFDTPLLYATMIMASLVAVVFFSIVTIGERLVVTWSAESKM; this is encoded by the coding sequence ATGGTCGGAACACAGACAGAGAACCTCGTGCTGAGCGCAACGCGTCGCGGCGGCAAGCCGAAGCCCAAGCGCTCAGCGCTTCGACGCGTGGGCACTCCACTACTGGCCGTGCTTGTGCTCGTGGTGCTGTGGCAGATCGTGTGCGTTGTCTTCAAGGTGCCGTACTACATCGTGCCCTCGCCCCTCGAAGTCGGGCAGTCGTTCGGCGACAACATCTCGACACTGCTCGAGCACTCGGTCCCGACGGTCATCGAGGCGGGCGCGGGCTTTCTTGTCGGCAACTCGATTGCGATTCTGCTGGCGGTACTGTTCGTACACTGGAAGGCCGCAGAAGACGCGCTCATGCCGGTCGCCGTCTTCATTCAGACGGTGCCGATCGTCGCGATCGCTCCCGTGCTCGTGCTGATGCTCGGCACCGGGTACGCGCCGAAGGTCGTCATCGCCGCGCTCATCTCGTTTTTTCCGACGCTCGTCAACATGGTCAAGGGCCTCAAAGCGGTCGAGAAGGAGCACCTCGAGCTGTTCCGCCTGCTCTCGGCGTCGCGCAGCGAGACGTTCTGGAAGCTTCGGGTGTTCGCGTCGATGCCGTTCCTGTTCTCGTCACTGCGCATCACGGCCACCACGTCGGTCATCGGCGCGATCGTCGCGGAGTGGATCGGCTCGCAGCGCGGGCTCGGGTACATGATCATCCAGGCCACCTACAACTTCGACACCCCGCTGCTGTACGCGACCATGATCATGGCGTCGCTCGTCGCTGTCGTGTTCTTCTCGATCGTCACGATCGGCGAACGCCTGGTCGTGACGTGGTCGGCGGAGTCCAAGATGTAA
- a CDS encoding ABC transporter ATP-binding protein, with product MTVKEETRMQPISIDDVGITFDTTDGRVTALEGVTTDLTAQSFTSLLGPSGCGKSTLLRIIADLLEPTAGSVSVLGETPESARTSRHLGFVFQDAALLPWRDALKNVTLPLEVGNGKVTDADKERGRELLALVGLEGREGALPSQLSGGQRQRVSIARALITQPKVLLMDEPFGALDEITRDRLNEELLRIWQVTKTTIIFVTHSIAESVFLSQKVVVMSAQPGRIRDVVDIDLPDARTREVRALPEFAGYVTQLRNLLEGV from the coding sequence ATGACCGTGAAAGAGGAAACCAGAATGCAGCCCATCAGCATTGACGATGTCGGCATCACGTTCGACACGACAGACGGCCGCGTCACGGCGCTCGAGGGAGTGACGACCGATCTCACGGCGCAGAGCTTCACGTCGCTTCTCGGTCCGTCCGGGTGCGGAAAGTCGACGCTTCTGCGCATCATCGCCGATCTGCTGGAGCCGACCGCCGGCTCGGTGAGTGTGCTTGGCGAGACTCCGGAGTCGGCGCGCACGAGCAGGCACCTCGGCTTCGTGTTTCAGGATGCGGCGCTGCTGCCGTGGCGCGACGCGCTCAAAAACGTCACGCTTCCGCTCGAGGTCGGCAACGGCAAAGTCACCGATGCAGACAAAGAGCGCGGTCGCGAACTGCTCGCTCTCGTCGGCCTCGAGGGTCGCGAGGGCGCGCTGCCGTCACAGCTCTCGGGCGGTCAGCGCCAGCGCGTCTCGATCGCGCGAGCGCTCATCACCCAGCCGAAGGTGCTGCTCATGGATGAACCGTTCGGGGCGCTCGACGAGATCACGCGCGACCGTCTGAACGAAGAGCTGCTGCGCATCTGGCAGGTGACGAAGACGACGATCATCTTCGTCACGCACAGCATCGCCGAGTCAGTCTTTCTGTCGCAGAAGGTCGTGGTGATGTCTGCGCAGCCCGGCCGCATCCGGGATGTTGTCGACATTGACCTGCCCGACGCCCGTACCCGCGAGGTGCGTGCGCTGCCCGAGTTCGCCGGCTACGTGACGCAGTTGCGCAACCTGCTGGAAGGGGTGTGA
- a CDS encoding ABC transporter substrate-binding protein — translation MSTHQQFSRRNLLAGAGLSLGAFALGSTLLTACSEPGRGPGGAGKGGGDGTALGMQLGWLINSGQFGEAIALSKGWYDEAGINFSINPGGPSIDGIALVAAGESQIGQISSSPSHMLARSQGIPVKAFAVCVQDHPYAWLSKTESPIETPQDLVGKTVGGPATSDILVKALLAANKVNPDDVEFVATGESVAPLMTGKIDAWGTWLNSISQRRPLGDDFVSMRLADFGVPLYGYIYYSTDDALEKQGDVIKEFTSATARGWEFAYDNVEDAAKAIVEMSPESKLKDIQDDGEAMMQYVFTKSTAEKGWGTMDTSIWENQIALWDELGQFDSAPPTVDELATWEILDATADARPKLG, via the coding sequence ATGTCTACACATCAGCAGTTCTCACGCAGAAACCTCCTGGCCGGAGCAGGGTTGTCGCTCGGAGCGTTCGCGCTCGGCTCGACACTGCTCACGGCGTGCAGCGAACCCGGTCGCGGTCCGGGAGGCGCGGGAAAGGGCGGAGGTGACGGCACCGCGCTCGGAATGCAGCTGGGCTGGCTCATCAACTCGGGTCAGTTTGGCGAGGCGATTGCGCTCTCGAAGGGTTGGTACGACGAGGCGGGCATCAACTTCTCGATCAACCCCGGCGGGCCGAGCATCGACGGCATCGCGCTCGTCGCTGCGGGCGAATCGCAGATCGGCCAGATCTCGTCGAGCCCTTCGCACATGCTCGCCCGATCGCAGGGAATCCCGGTTAAGGCGTTCGCCGTCTGCGTGCAGGATCACCCCTATGCGTGGCTCTCGAAGACCGAGAGTCCGATCGAGACGCCGCAGGATCTCGTCGGCAAGACGGTCGGCGGCCCTGCAACATCCGACATTCTCGTCAAGGCGCTTCTCGCGGCGAACAAGGTCAACCCCGACGACGTCGAATTCGTCGCGACAGGCGAATCTGTCGCCCCGCTCATGACCGGCAAGATCGACGCGTGGGGAACCTGGCTCAACTCCATCTCGCAGCGCCGCCCCCTTGGCGATGACTTCGTGTCGATGCGCCTTGCCGACTTCGGCGTTCCGCTCTACGGCTACATTTACTACTCCACCGACGATGCGCTCGAGAAGCAGGGAGACGTCATCAAGGAGTTCACGTCGGCGACGGCGCGCGGCTGGGAGTTCGCGTACGACAACGTCGAAGACGCGGCCAAGGCGATCGTCGAGATGTCTCCCGAGTCGAAGCTCAAGGACATTCAAGACGACGGCGAGGCGATGATGCAGTACGTCTTCACGAAGTCGACGGCCGAGAAGGGCTGGGGAACCATGGACACCTCGATCTGGGAGAACCAGATCGCCCTGTGGGACGAGCTCGGGCAGTTCGATTCGGCTCCGCCCACCGTCGACGAGCTCGCGACGTGGGAGATCCTCGACGCCACGGCCGATGCGCGGCCGAAGCTGGGCTGA